The following proteins come from a genomic window of Enterococcus gilvus ATCC BAA-350:
- the abc-f gene encoding ribosomal protection-like ABC-F family protein, whose amino-acid sequence MLIQANMITKKFSTSPVFEGLTLAIYPGDKIGLVGMNGCGKSTLLRILTGEEGIEAGTVARRKGVSIGYVPQTLAYSETSVKDYLFNSFEKVAALRQRLRKIEEAMTDPQANFEVLLQKYGQLQERYEEAGGYTLEDRIAATMKGLGIEGKFEASLSSLSGGQRVRVELARVLTEPADVLLLDEPTNHLDIDGIHWLEKYLSHSKQAYLVISHDRVFLDTVVTRIVEIEGEQAVSYPGNYSNYAQLKRERIVLLQKNFDLQQKEIQRLQRMSRRYRQWGQESDNEDFFRKAKEIERRIEKLKHALITPPESGKNRLQQVTQANRSGKEVLVAEEIGKFVGDRLLFSDSTFMIYRQERLALTGANGSGKSTLIRCLLGETSLDEGTIRLGANVKIGYLPQKLFFANPKQRLLAYVQDVLPEEQKARRTLAQFGFFAEDVTKRIQDLSGGEQMRIYLLKLLQQKINFLILDEPTNHLDIAGKEELETILVAYEETILVVSHDRYFLRKVTDGQLAITDGSIRKHTLPVIK is encoded by the coding sequence ATGTTGATTCAAGCAAACATGATCACAAAAAAATTTAGTACGAGCCCTGTTTTTGAAGGGTTGACGCTCGCGATTTATCCAGGCGATAAAATAGGCTTAGTAGGAATGAATGGCTGTGGCAAGAGCACGCTGCTGCGCATATTGACAGGCGAAGAAGGGATCGAAGCTGGAACTGTCGCGCGGCGAAAAGGAGTGTCGATCGGGTATGTTCCTCAAACATTGGCCTACAGCGAGACGAGTGTAAAAGACTACTTGTTCAACAGCTTTGAAAAAGTTGCCGCTTTACGCCAACGCTTGCGAAAAATCGAGGAAGCCATGACCGATCCGCAGGCAAATTTCGAGGTGCTGCTGCAAAAATATGGGCAGTTGCAAGAGCGCTATGAAGAAGCCGGCGGATATACATTAGAGGATCGGATCGCTGCTACGATGAAGGGCTTAGGCATTGAGGGAAAATTTGAGGCATCCCTTTCCTCATTGAGCGGAGGGCAGCGTGTCCGCGTTGAATTAGCCAGAGTATTGACAGAACCAGCAGACGTTTTGCTTCTGGATGAGCCGACCAATCATCTGGACATTGACGGCATTCATTGGTTAGAAAAATATTTAAGCCACAGCAAACAGGCGTATCTGGTGATCTCCCACGATCGGGTATTTCTGGATACGGTCGTGACGCGTATTGTGGAGATTGAAGGGGAGCAAGCCGTCAGCTATCCGGGAAATTATAGCAACTATGCACAACTCAAACGCGAAAGAATCGTGTTGCTGCAAAAGAATTTTGACCTGCAACAAAAGGAAATCCAACGGCTGCAGCGGATGAGTCGCCGGTATCGCCAATGGGGTCAGGAAAGCGATAATGAAGATTTTTTCCGTAAAGCGAAAGAAATCGAAAGACGAATAGAAAAATTAAAACACGCGTTGATCACACCGCCAGAATCTGGCAAGAATCGGTTGCAGCAGGTCACGCAAGCCAATCGCTCAGGAAAAGAAGTTCTTGTGGCTGAGGAAATCGGCAAGTTTGTCGGCGACCGCTTGTTGTTCTCAGATTCAACCTTCATGATCTATCGGCAAGAAAGGTTGGCGTTGACAGGCGCGAATGGCAGCGGCAAATCCACGTTGATCCGCTGTCTATTGGGAGAAACTTCGTTGGATGAGGGCACGATTCGATTGGGTGCGAATGTGAAGATCGGCTACCTTCCCCAAAAACTATTTTTTGCCAACCCCAAGCAACGTCTGCTGGCCTATGTGCAAGACGTGCTGCCAGAAGAACAAAAAGCGCGCCGAACACTGGCGCAATTCGGTTTCTTTGCGGAAGATGTGACGAAACGAATCCAAGACCTTTCTGGCGGCGAACAAATGCGGATCTATCTATTGAAGCTTTTGCAACAGAAAATCAACTTTTTGATTTTAGATGAACCGACGAATCATTTAGACATTGCCGGCAAAGAAGAACTCGAAACAATCTTAGTCGCTTATGAAGAAACGATTTTAGTAGTCTCCCACGACCGGTATTTTTTGCGGAAGGTCACAGATGGGCAGTTGGCAATCACGGATGGAAGCATTCGCAAGCACACGTTGCCAGTTATAAAATAG
- a CDS encoding CD3073 family putative ECF transporter S component produces the protein MNSKAKVIAMCAIAVGLNVVLGEAVSMMKIPLLFLDTMGTIYIAANFGMGYGILTGVTTNLLMGLFSGPMAIPFALVNVAVAIVVALLAKKGFGYKEALIAGILLAVICPMIGAPIRLALFGGFTGSGTDVVIMALRASGKEMISATYWGAVMGNIVDKIVSCLLVAWFIKLPQMKRFAVK, from the coding sequence ATGAATAGTAAGGCAAAAGTGATCGCCATGTGTGCCATTGCGGTCGGATTGAATGTTGTGTTGGGTGAAGCTGTCTCCATGATGAAGATTCCGCTATTATTTTTAGATACAATGGGAACGATTTATATTGCGGCGAATTTTGGGATGGGCTACGGGATTTTGACCGGAGTAACGACGAATTTGCTGATGGGACTGTTTAGCGGGCCGATGGCGATCCCCTTCGCTTTAGTGAATGTTGCGGTCGCTATCGTCGTAGCGTTATTGGCGAAAAAGGGATTTGGCTATAAGGAAGCGTTGATCGCAGGGATATTGCTGGCCGTTATTTGCCCGATGATCGGTGCACCGATCCGATTGGCCTTGTTCGGCGGCTTTACCGGCTCAGGCACGGACGTGGTCATTATGGCGCTCAGGGCGTCTGGCAAAGAAATGATCAGTGCGACCTATTGGGGCGCGGTCATGGGAAATATCGTCGACAAGATCGTTTCCTGTTTACTGGTCGCATGGTTTATCAAATTGCCGCAGATGAAGCGTTTTGCTGTCAAATGA
- a CDS encoding CD3072 family TudS-related putative desulfidase: MSQPQKQLVAVSHCVLNQNAVIHGWERARGAFPFAIELLRRGIALIQLPCPEFIVLGGDRPPMTYEEYHELPDFRQTCQELLAPCIQQIQAYQAEGYEYLGVIGINESPNCAISGQRGVLMEEFFKECQKRQIANNYLEVPTWYEEEEQREFNDSLQVFLERGVKK, translated from the coding sequence ATGAGTCAACCACAAAAACAATTGGTCGCCGTGTCGCATTGTGTTTTGAACCAAAATGCCGTGATCCATGGGTGGGAACGGGCACGGGGCGCCTTTCCCTTCGCGATCGAACTCTTGCGTCGCGGCATCGCGCTCATTCAATTGCCGTGTCCAGAATTTATCGTCTTAGGCGGCGACCGTCCACCGATGACCTACGAGGAATACCACGAGCTGCCGGACTTTCGCCAGACGTGTCAGGAGCTGCTGGCCCCGTGCATCCAGCAGATTCAAGCCTATCAAGCAGAAGGCTATGAATATCTAGGGGTGATCGGGATCAACGAAAGCCCAAATTGCGCCATCAGCGGACAACGCGGCGTATTAATGGAAGAATTTTTTAAAGAATGTCAAAAAAGACAGATTGCGAACAATTATTTAGAAGTGCCCACGTGGTACGAAGAAGAGGAACAACGAGAATTTAATGACTCGTTGCAGGTATTTTTAGAAAGAGGAGTGAAGAAATGA
- the selA gene encoding L-seryl-tRNA(Sec) selenium transferase translates to MSKEIQTILASLPSVDVLLKQIDPVYPHGKAKEATQEVVARLRESVVEGTRKTVIDREEVLAMIHKQLEEKQFSLRRVINGTGTVIHTNLGRSSLSKAIQEQLLATSFNYSNLELDLASGKRGSRYSHLVSIVKKLTGAEDVLVVNNNAAAVLLVLSTLTQDKEVLVSRGELVEIGGAFRIPDVVTSSGGTIVEVGTTNKTHLRDYEHALTEETGAVLKVHTSNYRIVGFTETPKLTDLATLAHANDLPLINDLGSGLLMDMRPFGLPYEPTVKEVLDQGCDIVTFSGDKLLGGPQAGIIVGKKEYIEKMKKNQLLRALRIDKMTLAALEATLALYLDEKEALKTVPTLQMISLSEEDCLGKAAELAAMLQPITELSIKIEKDSSTIGGGSYPEHLLPTYAVVLSCEKFSPDELQERLRFAVTPIISRIKDNCNFLDMRTIAVEEFPMIQECLQEIFG, encoded by the coding sequence ATGTCAAAAGAAATTCAAACTATTTTAGCCAGTCTGCCTTCAGTGGATGTCTTACTGAAGCAGATCGATCCCGTCTATCCTCATGGGAAAGCGAAGGAGGCGACCCAAGAAGTCGTTGCCCGTCTGCGGGAATCCGTGGTGGAGGGCACACGGAAAACCGTGATTGACCGAGAAGAGGTACTGGCGATGATCCACAAGCAGCTAGAGGAAAAACAATTTTCATTGCGGCGGGTGATCAACGGGACAGGAACCGTGATCCATACAAATCTAGGACGTTCTTCCTTGAGTAAAGCGATCCAAGAACAACTGCTGGCGACCAGTTTTAATTATTCAAATCTGGAGCTGGATCTTGCGAGCGGCAAGCGGGGCTCGCGCTACAGCCATTTGGTCTCTATCGTGAAGAAGCTCACAGGCGCAGAAGATGTCTTGGTCGTGAACAACAATGCAGCGGCTGTCCTGCTGGTTCTGAGTACATTGACGCAGGATAAGGAAGTGTTGGTCTCACGGGGCGAATTAGTAGAGATCGGCGGGGCCTTCCGAATCCCTGACGTAGTGACCTCCAGCGGCGGAACGATCGTGGAAGTCGGCACCACCAACAAGACCCATTTGCGTGACTATGAACACGCGCTGACAGAAGAGACCGGTGCCGTCTTGAAAGTCCACACGAGCAATTATCGAATCGTCGGATTTACGGAAACGCCGAAGCTGACGGATTTAGCAACGCTTGCTCATGCCAACGACTTGCCGCTGATCAATGATTTAGGCAGCGGGCTGTTGATGGATATGCGGCCATTCGGCTTGCCTTATGAACCGACGGTAAAAGAAGTGCTGGATCAAGGCTGCGACATCGTGACCTTCAGCGGTGACAAGCTGTTGGGCGGACCGCAGGCAGGGATCATCGTTGGGAAAAAAGAATACATCGAAAAGATGAAGAAAAACCAACTGCTGCGCGCTTTGCGAATCGACAAGATGACGCTGGCTGCACTAGAAGCCACTTTGGCGCTATATTTAGATGAAAAAGAAGCCTTAAAAACAGTTCCAACGCTGCAAATGATCAGCTTAAGTGAAGAAGACTGCTTAGGAAAAGCCGCAGAGCTTGCGGCGATGCTGCAACCAATCACTGAATTGAGTATAAAAATCGAAAAAGACAGCAGCACGATCGGCGGCGGTTCGTATCCAGAACACTTATTGCCGACGTATGCAGTGGTCTTGAGCTGTGAGAAATTCTCCCCAGACGAGCTGCAAGAGAGATTAAGATTTGCTGTCACCCCGATCATCAGCCGCATCAAGGACAACTGCAATTTCTTAGATATGCGAACCATCGCCGTCGAAGAATTCCCGATGATCCAAGAATGCTTGCAGGAAATCTTCGGATAG
- a CDS encoding aminotransferase class V-fold PLP-dependent enzyme → MGIYLDNAATTAQKPSVVAEAMTATLTGDYGNPSRGAHGYSLTGYRVAEKARNQIKALFHADQRYEVAFTNNATVALNEVLKGLIQPGDHVLTTSWEHNSVLRPLYQLEAQGARFDVVSSEAVTGRLRYDEFVAKVRPETKAVVCNQASNVTGNLLDLEWVKAFCEERGLYLILDASQTAGVVPIDLTDGKVAAVCFTGHKSLYGPQGTGGVCLLKNLPLEPVLTGGDGMQSFSKVQPKELPTLLEAGTLNIPGLAGLAASVEWLQINESDGALGDYFSKGLQNIEGVTVYGALSDPRVAVFSINIKDAESALVSDILWEEYRIATRPGYHCAPLMHDALGTADRGTVRLSLSHFTTQSEIDTVLEAIQNLALR, encoded by the coding sequence ATGGGTATTTATTTGGACAATGCGGCCACGACGGCGCAAAAGCCGTCTGTTGTAGCAGAGGCGATGACAGCGACCCTTACAGGTGACTATGGGAATCCTTCACGCGGTGCCCATGGGTATTCCTTAACAGGGTACCGTGTGGCAGAGAAGGCACGCAATCAAATCAAAGCGCTGTTTCACGCCGATCAGCGGTATGAGGTCGCCTTTACCAATAATGCGACGGTGGCTCTGAATGAAGTCCTAAAGGGCTTGATCCAACCAGGCGATCATGTACTCACGACTTCTTGGGAGCACAATTCGGTCTTGCGTCCGCTGTACCAGTTGGAGGCACAGGGCGCACGTTTTGATGTGGTCTCCAGCGAAGCCGTGACCGGACGTCTACGTTACGACGAGTTTGTTGCAAAGGTCCGCCCTGAAACGAAGGCGGTGGTCTGCAATCAGGCCAGTAATGTCACAGGCAACCTGCTGGATCTCGAATGGGTCAAGGCTTTTTGCGAAGAACGAGGCCTCTATCTGATTCTCGATGCGTCACAAACAGCGGGGGTCGTTCCCATTGATCTGACTGACGGAAAAGTCGCGGCAGTGTGCTTCACAGGGCACAAATCCTTGTACGGGCCACAAGGGACTGGCGGGGTTTGCCTGTTGAAAAATCTTCCGCTGGAACCTGTTCTCACAGGTGGTGACGGGATGCAGTCCTTTTCAAAGGTTCAGCCGAAGGAATTACCGACGTTGCTGGAGGCTGGCACGTTGAATATTCCCGGTTTGGCAGGACTGGCGGCGAGTGTCGAGTGGCTCCAAATCAACGAGAGCGACGGAGCGTTAGGGGATTATTTTTCCAAAGGATTACAGAATATCGAGGGTGTGACGGTGTATGGAGCCTTATCCGATCCGCGAGTGGCTGTCTTTTCCATCAACATCAAGGATGCAGAATCAGCATTGGTGAGTGATATTTTATGGGAAGAGTACCGCATCGCGACACGACCGGGGTATCACTGTGCGCCCTTGATGCATGACGCGTTGGGAACGGCGGATCGCGGAACCGTTCGCTTGTCGCTGTCTCACTTTACGACGCAGTCTGAGATCGACACCGTCTTAGAAGCGATTCAAAATTTGGCGTTACGCTAG
- the selB gene encoding selenocysteine-specific translation elongation factor, whose translation MANIVIGTAGHIDHGKTTLIKALTGIETDTTSEEKKRGMSINLGFAYLDLPNNKRVGIVDVPGHEKFIKNMVAGLPGINLVLLVIDAAEGIMPQTKEHIDILTLLGIREFLLVLTKVDTVDPELKELVVEDIRDQLADTPLADAELIETDAVTGTGIKELLATIQAHSEEVQERSGSGSARLNVDRVFSVKGFGTVVTGTLLDGSVNAGDDLYLYPSQKKTRIRNIQVHETDVKSAQAGQRTALNLANIATDEIQRGDVLSVSEKLEDTWMLDVKVTCLPEVETGIGLWDRVRLLVGTREVMARTVPLGVDWIGPGEDGFLQLRLEEQVAVKERDRFILRSYSPMHTIAGGEVLDAAPHKHRRFKVEILESLKAKEDGSLDELIADFMVNKKQPFTKEKELQEYLGAEKEEIQPILAEMVADGRVMETKVGYLAQASYQKLAEQATKILSSYHKQYRLRFGMPIEEFRSRMRGVLAEKEISTLIALLKADLVKEANDRLALQTFDVVFNSYQQAAKEKIEQTLAKNGFTPVKKGDLFSLDKNAEEVLEALNGDTVVFLTHEYVLLGTVFDQAVKVIQDTITAHGQMTLGDFRDLTDSSRKASMLILEYMDKQGITKRVENYRVLG comes from the coding sequence ATGGCAAATATAGTGATTGGAACGGCAGGGCATATCGATCATGGCAAGACGACCCTGATCAAAGCCCTGACCGGCATTGAGACGGACACCACCAGTGAGGAAAAGAAACGCGGGATGTCGATCAATTTAGGCTTTGCTTATTTGGACCTGCCGAATAACAAACGCGTCGGGATCGTGGATGTGCCTGGGCACGAGAAATTCATCAAGAACATGGTGGCTGGCTTGCCGGGCATCAATCTGGTTTTATTGGTGATCGATGCGGCAGAAGGGATCATGCCGCAAACAAAAGAACACATCGATATTTTGACCTTGTTGGGCATTCGTGAGTTCTTGTTGGTTTTGACCAAAGTGGATACGGTCGATCCCGAATTAAAGGAGCTGGTGGTCGAGGATATTCGCGACCAGTTGGCAGATACGCCTTTAGCTGACGCGGAGCTGATCGAGACCGATGCGGTGACCGGAACGGGAATCAAGGAGCTGTTGGCAACGATCCAGGCTCATTCGGAAGAGGTTCAGGAGCGTTCAGGCAGCGGGTCCGCACGGCTGAACGTAGACCGCGTGTTCAGTGTCAAAGGATTCGGGACAGTCGTGACCGGTACCTTACTGGATGGATCGGTGAATGCGGGGGACGACCTGTATCTTTATCCAAGTCAAAAAAAGACGCGGATACGAAACATCCAAGTCCATGAGACGGATGTAAAAAGTGCACAAGCCGGGCAGCGGACGGCCTTAAATTTAGCCAACATCGCCACCGACGAGATTCAACGGGGGGATGTTTTGTCGGTATCAGAGAAATTGGAAGACACGTGGATGCTAGATGTCAAAGTCACCTGTTTGCCAGAAGTGGAAACCGGCATCGGTCTTTGGGACCGGGTTCGATTGTTAGTCGGTACCCGTGAGGTGATGGCGCGGACCGTTCCGTTAGGGGTTGATTGGATCGGGCCGGGGGAAGACGGCTTCTTACAGCTCCGCTTGGAAGAGCAGGTAGCTGTCAAAGAGCGCGATCGGTTCATTCTGCGGTCGTATTCGCCGATGCATACCATCGCTGGCGGGGAGGTTCTCGATGCGGCGCCTCATAAACACCGCCGCTTCAAAGTAGAGATTCTTGAAAGCCTGAAGGCCAAAGAAGACGGCAGCTTGGATGAATTGATCGCTGATTTTATGGTCAATAAAAAGCAGCCATTTACAAAGGAAAAAGAGCTGCAAGAATATTTAGGCGCCGAAAAAGAAGAAATTCAGCCTATCTTAGCAGAAATGGTCGCAGACGGTCGGGTGATGGAGACGAAGGTCGGCTATCTGGCACAAGCGAGTTATCAAAAGCTTGCAGAGCAGGCAACGAAGATTTTGTCGTCGTATCATAAGCAATACCGGCTGCGGTTTGGGATGCCGATCGAAGAATTCCGTTCGCGGATGCGAGGGGTTCTTGCTGAGAAGGAAATCTCTACCTTGATTGCTTTATTAAAAGCAGACCTTGTCAAAGAAGCAAACGACCGACTTGCTTTGCAGACCTTCGATGTTGTCTTTAACAGCTACCAGCAGGCGGCGAAAGAAAAAATCGAACAAACGCTTGCGAAAAATGGCTTCACCCCGGTGAAAAAAGGAGACTTGTTTAGCTTAGACAAAAATGCGGAGGAAGTCTTGGAGGCGTTGAACGGAGACACGGTCGTCTTTTTGACTCATGAATATGTGCTATTAGGCACGGTATTTGACCAAGCGGTGAAGGTGATCCAAGACACGATCACGGCTCATGGACAAATGACGCTGGGAGATTTTCGCGATTTGACGGATTCTAGCCGGAAAGCCTCGATGCTGATCCTAGAGTATATGGATAAACAAGGGATCACCAAACGAGTGGAAAATTACCGCGTATTAGGCTAG
- a CDS encoding DUF3343 domain-containing protein — protein MQTYGVALFYSTREAMKAEEIAKKAQLAVRIIPTPEKIHASCGFSLKYPLAEEASLTLLLTEAEIVSEGFYHASQEGLKTDYELIQKG, from the coding sequence ATGCAAACATACGGAGTTGCGTTGTTTTATTCGACCCGTGAGGCCATGAAAGCTGAGGAAATCGCGAAGAAAGCCCAACTCGCTGTTCGAATCATTCCCACACCGGAAAAGATTCATGCCAGTTGCGGCTTTTCTTTGAAATATCCGCTGGCTGAAGAGGCGTCCCTGACCCTTTTGCTGACAGAAGCGGAGATCGTTTCGGAGGGCTTTTATCATGCGTCTCAAGAGGGCTTGAAGACGGACTATGAATTGATTCAGAAAGGATGA
- the yedF gene encoding sulfurtransferase-like selenium metabolism protein YedF, which produces MFKIDALGKACPLPVIETKKALREHDVVETLVDNEIATQNLRKMAEQLGYIYQMDQDAPNHYKVVISKGNADLIDDEEPQVAEAIATVDDYIVVVDTNVMGRGSDELGKNLLKGFIYSLTEQDVLPEKVIFYNGGVQSVVEGSDSLEDIRGLAEQGVEIYACGACLNFYELTAAVGEVTNMYRIVEMMRQAPKIVKP; this is translated from the coding sequence ATGTTCAAAATCGATGCATTAGGAAAAGCGTGTCCGTTACCGGTGATTGAAACAAAGAAAGCGTTGAGAGAACACGATGTCGTGGAAACCTTAGTGGACAATGAGATCGCGACACAAAACTTAAGAAAAATGGCGGAGCAGCTTGGCTATATTTATCAGATGGATCAGGATGCGCCGAATCACTACAAAGTGGTCATTTCAAAAGGAAACGCGGACCTGATCGATGACGAGGAGCCGCAGGTCGCTGAGGCGATCGCAACCGTTGACGATTACATCGTCGTGGTGGACACTAATGTCATGGGGCGTGGTTCCGATGAATTAGGGAAAAACCTGTTGAAGGGCTTCATTTATTCCTTGACGGAACAAGATGTACTGCCTGAAAAAGTCATCTTCTATAATGGCGGCGTGCAATCCGTCGTTGAAGGGTCTGATTCGCTAGAGGATATTCGGGGGTTAGCGGAGCAGGGTGTGGAGATCTACGCTTGCGGCGCGTGCCTGAACTTCTATGAGTTGACCGCGGCTGTCGGTGAGGTCACAAATATGTACCGAATCGTAGAAATGATGCGTCAAGCACCAAAAATCGTGAAACCATAA
- the selD gene encoding selenide, water dikinase SelD, whose product METVQQLIVCGGCNAKIGPGNLGELLADLPKATSEKLLVGFDSTDDAAVIKLREDLAIIQTLDFFPTMVTDPYLFGKIAAANALSDVYAMGGEVLSALNIVAFPEEKDLGILKEILRGGAEKVQEAGAILAGGHSIHDSSVKYGLSVTGTIDPTKIYQNNTCQLGDHLILTKPLGVSIITVGYSAEEISEEAFVKATTSMETLNKYAMAIIRNCEINSCTDVTGFGLAGHLHEMVNGQYSAEIDSARLPYFEEAYQGAKEFILTAGGQRNRNYMEDKIDFQLNDFGIEELLFDPQTSGGLLVSVPADEAAALVAELQAAGIPAQDFGTIIEKQDKELIVY is encoded by the coding sequence ATGGAAACAGTCCAACAATTAATCGTCTGCGGCGGCTGTAATGCAAAAATTGGACCAGGAAATCTAGGGGAGCTCTTGGCAGATTTGCCGAAAGCGACTAGTGAAAAACTACTGGTGGGATTTGATTCAACTGACGATGCTGCTGTTATTAAATTACGAGAAGATCTGGCGATTATCCAGACATTAGATTTTTTCCCAACGATGGTCACTGACCCGTACCTTTTCGGAAAGATCGCGGCGGCCAATGCGCTGAGCGATGTGTATGCGATGGGAGGCGAGGTGCTTTCAGCATTAAATATCGTCGCTTTTCCAGAAGAAAAGGATTTAGGGATTCTAAAAGAAATTTTGCGGGGCGGTGCGGAGAAGGTGCAAGAAGCAGGGGCGATCTTAGCCGGCGGGCACTCGATCCATGATTCGTCTGTTAAATATGGTCTTTCTGTCACAGGAACGATCGATCCAACGAAGATCTACCAGAACAATACGTGTCAGCTAGGCGATCATTTGATTTTAACGAAGCCTTTGGGCGTGAGCATCATTACGGTGGGCTACAGCGCAGAGGAAATCAGTGAAGAGGCATTTGTGAAAGCGACCACGAGCATGGAGACCTTGAATAAATATGCGATGGCGATCATCCGCAACTGCGAGATCAATAGCTGTACGGATGTCACCGGCTTTGGATTGGCGGGGCATCTCCATGAAATGGTGAATGGTCAGTACAGTGCAGAGATCGATTCGGCACGTCTGCCATATTTTGAGGAAGCTTACCAAGGGGCGAAGGAATTTATCTTGACGGCTGGCGGCCAACGCAATCGGAATTATATGGAAGACAAGATCGATTTCCAATTGAATGATTTTGGGATCGAGGAATTGCTCTTTGATCCGCAAACCTCTGGTGGATTGCTGGTCAGCGTACCAGCCGATGAAGCGGCAGCGCTAGTGGCGGAATTACAAGCAGCCGGGATTCCCGCACAGGATTTTGGTACGATCATTGAAAAACAAGACAAGGAATTGATTGTTTATTAA